A part of Rattus rattus isolate New Zealand chromosome 6, Rrattus_CSIRO_v1, whole genome shotgun sequence genomic DNA contains:
- the LOC116903226 gene encoding cytochrome c oxidase subunit 7B, mitochondrial — protein MLPLAKNALSRLQVRSIQQVVARQSHQKKTPTFHDKYGNAVLAGGSIFCISAWTYTATQIGIEWNLSPVGRVTPKEWRDQ, from the coding sequence ATGTTGCCCTTGGCCAAAAACGCACTAAGTCGTCTCCAAGTTCGAAGCATTCAGCAAGTGGTGGCAAGGCAGAGCCATCAAAAGAAGACACCTACTTTCCATGACAAATATGGAAATGCTGTATTAGCAGGTGGAAGCATCTTCTGTATTTCTGCATGgacatatacagccacacaaaTTGGAATAGAATGGAACCTGTCCCCTGTTGGCAGAGTCACCCCAAAGGAATGGAGAGATCAATAG